A DNA window from Solanum lycopersicum chromosome 3, SLM_r2.1 contains the following coding sequences:
- the LOC101264914 gene encoding uncharacterized protein, translating into MGQGEDSKTKNESNVQVQERGEIFFFYRPKVGKQQVHDFDDVQRLYIVLRPESGEHSVEVKQDSHSGKEGEKLASPGKPNRDISSDKEHSGGEGGHGTEEVNIEKEPLLRFIVMGRKSLPDPSKKTGHRPYWGFVEMVTTKIDDVKAALKGEEYDTATRGHRVVAPARAVGEGIYRILRHNPKKKMHTHLVYKLEFPAEDEENEPQEELNIKREGSFLIQIKNPEQRGSGSQFRGLQKKRKATFPAHLQGEFGQLRYHPADPPDFLNYEGCEFLLISASDDIEEELGLELKTETEEEHDPSCSDLVKTFGETASIRPLLRGTWV; encoded by the exons ATGGGACAAGGCGAAGATTCGAAGACTAAAAATGAATCCAACGTTCAAGTTCAG GAAAGAGGTGAAATATTCTTCTTTTATCGACCAAAAGTTGGCAAACAACAAGTACATGATTTCGACGATGTGCAGCGTTTATACATAGTTCTCCGTCCAGAGTCGGGGGAACATTCTGTTGAAGTTAAACAAGATTCTCATTCTGGCAAGGAAGGTGAAAAACTTGCTTCTCCTGGAAAACCCAACCGTGATATTTCTTCCGATAAGGAACATTCTGGAGGTGAGGGAGGACATGGGACAGAAGAAGTTAATATTGAGAAGGAGCCTTTGCTCCGGTTTATTGTAATGGGTCGGAAGAGTCTCCCTGATCCTAGCAAGAAAACAGGGCATCGTCCCTATTGGGGTTTTGTGGAAATGGTGACTACGAAAATCGACGATGTAAAAGCAGCTCTCAAAGGAGAAGAATATGACACGGCAACTAGAGGACACCGCGTAGTTGCTCCAGCTAGAGCTGTAGGAGAAGGAATTTATCGAATTTTGAGGCATAATCCGAAGAAGAAAATGCATACCCATTTGGTTTACAAGCTTGAATTCCCAGCAGAGGACGAGGAAAACGAACCTCAGGAGGAATTGAACATAAAACGAGAAGGGTCATTTCTGATTCAGATTAAGAACCCGGAGCAACGCGGAAGTGGATCGCAGTTTAGAGGGCTTCAGAAAAAGAGGAAGGCTACATTTCCAGCTCACTTACAAGGTGAATTTGGGCAGCTGAGGTACCATCCGGCAGACCCGCCGGATTTTTTGAACTATGAAGGGTGTGAATTTCTGCTGATATCTGCTTCTGATGATATAGAAGAGGAATTGGGGTTGGAATTGAAGACGGAAACTGAAGAAGAACATGATCCGTCTTGTTCGGATTTAGTGAAGACTTTTGGTGAAACTGCTTCCATTCGCCCTCTTCTTAGAGGCACTTGGGTTTGA